One window of Akkermansia biwaensis genomic DNA carries:
- a CDS encoding DUF2752 domain-containing protein, with protein MLHGGDVRHSRHDLFGMIRKVWLPVWAGLSLMLLIPSVMALLISPGGMNSIAAAVAVPHQECPLCGMTRGYAEMANGHVREAWEWNKGAPFWFSIGLLNGGAAVIYVLWVLMKRRRGKDMDSGLRER; from the coding sequence ATGTTACATGGCGGGGATGTCAGGCATTCCCGCCATGATTTGTTCGGCATGATCAGGAAAGTATGGCTCCCCGTGTGGGCGGGATTGTCCCTTATGCTGCTGATCCCTTCCGTCATGGCTTTGCTGATTAGTCCGGGAGGGATGAATTCCATAGCCGCTGCCGTTGCCGTCCCCCATCAGGAATGTCCCCTGTGCGGCATGACCCGCGGTTATGCAGAAATGGCGAACGGCCATGTACGCGAGGCGTGGGAATGGAACAAGGGAGCCCCGTTCTGGTTCTCCATCGGCCTGCTCAACGGCGGAGCCGCCGTGATTTACGTGTTGTGGGTGTTGATGAAGAGGCGCAGAGGAAAGGATATGGATTCCGGCCTGCGGGAACGGTGA
- a CDS encoding beta-ketoacyl synthase N-terminal-like domain-containing protein — MISEGNSCAEPRVCGLGLASAFGLGAEAHISGVRQGLQVLKPLKELWGAGHPWGDVRSGWIPERGMLCSRRNGPASQLALLLARQAVEEAGWGPHELEDAALVVGSSRGNASGWLSPWPGRRPMKILAVPNSLHSELASCVSIELGIHGPYHVLASGCAAGLDAVGMAGMLMRQGVVKRALAVGLDLPLCRELLGTYWASGMLSRNGVNDPYGSGADGMCISEGGAAVALEMSAEPGIHLRDYVVNSDAFSPLGMPPDGKRLAELLERVLKGWDGRVPLTVCPHASGTAGNALSERNALELVFGRDSLPDLRMMKPWTGHAIGGSGILELALMLAFVREGSLPPNPGWVSSPCGGAVPAAETALEGERLLVKSAASMGGHNVVLSLSVNA, encoded by the coding sequence ATGATTTCGGAGGGGAACAGCTGTGCGGAACCGCGGGTTTGCGGGCTTGGCCTGGCTTCCGCATTCGGGCTGGGCGCGGAGGCTCATATCAGCGGCGTCCGGCAGGGACTCCAGGTGTTGAAGCCGTTGAAGGAGTTGTGGGGTGCGGGGCATCCCTGGGGTGATGTCCGTAGCGGCTGGATTCCGGAGCGGGGCATGTTGTGCAGCCGCCGGAACGGCCCGGCGTCCCAGTTGGCTCTTCTTCTGGCCCGCCAGGCCGTGGAGGAAGCCGGATGGGGGCCGCACGAGCTGGAGGACGCCGCGCTGGTTGTAGGCAGTTCCCGCGGGAATGCCTCCGGCTGGCTGAGTCCGTGGCCCGGCAGGCGCCCCATGAAGATTCTGGCCGTGCCCAATTCCCTGCACAGCGAATTGGCCTCCTGCGTGAGCATTGAGCTGGGCATTCACGGTCCCTACCATGTGCTGGCAAGCGGCTGCGCCGCCGGGCTGGATGCCGTGGGGATGGCGGGCATGCTGATGCGGCAGGGCGTCGTGAAGCGGGCCCTGGCTGTGGGGCTGGACCTTCCCCTGTGCCGGGAGCTGCTGGGGACGTACTGGGCTTCCGGCATGCTGTCCCGGAATGGCGTGAATGATCCCTACGGTTCCGGTGCGGACGGGATGTGCATTTCCGAGGGAGGGGCGGCCGTGGCTCTGGAGATGTCCGCGGAGCCGGGCATTCATTTGAGGGATTATGTGGTGAATTCCGACGCGTTCAGTCCGCTGGGCATGCCGCCCGACGGGAAGCGCCTTGCGGAGCTGCTTGAAAGGGTTCTGAAGGGATGGGATGGAAGGGTGCCCCTGACCGTGTGTCCCCATGCCAGCGGTACGGCGGGGAATGCCCTGTCCGAACGGAATGCCCTGGAGCTTGTTTTTGGCCGGGACAGCCTGCCGGACCTGAGGATGATGAAGCCGTGGACGGGCCATGCGATCGGCGGCAGCGGCATTCTGGAGTTGGCGCTGATGCTGGCTTTTGTGCGTGAAGGGAGCCTGCCGCCCAATCCCGGCTGGGTGAGCTCCCCGTGCGGAGGGGCCGTCCCGGCGGCGGAAACGGCTCTGGAAGGAGAGCGCCTGCTGGTCAAGTCCGCCGCGTCCATGGGCGGCCATAACGTGGTGCTGAGTTTGTCCGTGAATGCCTGA
- a CDS encoding aminotransferase class I/II-fold pyridoxal phosphate-dependent enzyme produces MKIPEQFLSELKSAGLLRSLRNVECLPGGMARMEDGREVVNLASNDYLGLAHHPALVEAFARGARDGGAGAMASRLVTGTRRVHSGLEEALAELKGTEAAVSFSSGYATSVGVIASIADGNDTVVMDKLSHASLIDGARLSGARLATFLHNDMDSLRRKLEHARRVNPAGGILVVTESVFSMDGDRAPLRELVRLKDEFGALLLVDEAHGFGVLGEHGAGLAEELGVSSGVDFQMGTLSKAAGLSGGYVACSRAWADVMINSARSLIYSTAPPPALAAAALAAVRIISGEEGKALRRHVSALAEALSAALGTPGRPVSSIFPVVIGENEAALSAAQRLLEQGFLAPAIRYPTVPRGTARLRITVTAAHQPEQIEALGKRLADLPRSAY; encoded by the coding sequence ATGAAAATTCCTGAACAGTTTTTATCCGAGTTGAAGTCCGCCGGGCTGCTGCGTTCCCTGCGGAATGTGGAGTGTCTGCCCGGCGGGATGGCCCGCATGGAAGACGGCCGTGAAGTGGTGAATCTGGCCAGCAACGATTATCTGGGGCTGGCGCATCATCCGGCGTTGGTGGAAGCTTTTGCCAGAGGCGCGCGCGACGGGGGGGCTGGCGCGATGGCCTCCCGCCTGGTAACGGGGACGCGCCGGGTCCATTCCGGACTGGAGGAGGCCCTGGCGGAGCTGAAGGGAACGGAGGCCGCCGTGAGTTTTTCCTCCGGTTATGCCACGTCCGTGGGGGTGATCGCCTCCATTGCGGACGGGAATGATACGGTGGTGATGGACAAGCTGTCCCACGCCAGCCTGATTGACGGAGCGCGGCTTTCCGGGGCGCGGCTGGCCACGTTCCTTCATAACGACATGGATTCCCTGCGGAGGAAGCTGGAGCATGCCCGGCGCGTCAACCCTGCCGGGGGGATTCTGGTGGTGACGGAGTCCGTGTTCAGCATGGACGGAGACAGGGCCCCCCTCCGGGAGCTTGTGCGCCTGAAGGATGAGTTCGGTGCCCTGCTGCTGGTGGACGAGGCCCACGGATTCGGCGTACTGGGCGAACATGGCGCCGGGCTGGCGGAAGAGCTGGGGGTTTCCTCCGGAGTGGATTTCCAGATGGGTACGCTGAGCAAGGCGGCCGGACTGAGCGGGGGATATGTGGCCTGTTCCCGGGCGTGGGCTGACGTGATGATCAATTCCGCCCGCTCCCTGATTTATTCCACGGCTCCGCCTCCCGCGCTGGCCGCCGCCGCGCTGGCTGCGGTACGGATTATCAGCGGAGAGGAGGGGAAGGCGTTGCGCCGGCATGTTTCCGCTTTGGCGGAAGCCCTTTCCGCAGCGTTGGGGACGCCGGGAAGGCCCGTTTCTTCCATTTTTCCGGTCGTGATCGGTGAGAACGAGGCGGCCCTTTCCGCAGCGCAGAGACTGCTGGAACAGGGTTTTCTGGCCCCCGCCATACGCTATCCCACCGTGCCGCGCGGAACGGCCCGGCTGCGCATCACGGTGACGGCGGCCCACCAGCCCGAGCAGATAGAAGCGCTGGGGAAAAGACTGGCGGATTTGCCGCGGAGCGCGTATTAA
- a CDS encoding alpha/beta hydrolase family protein: MPLQTLFRSTLLLLACCLPAWTASPSPAAFQPSEWAALQSSRADRRHTSSRGIVQTMLEQVRPACAFQPGMPPENFPSWREQVRQAMKKLMKFPALQEIHPPRLVKTVPRQGYRVEKWESYPFPNAAVPFLVLVPDSATPQRPAPVLFCIPGSDQTKEELAAETSAELENASLPRPGPNAMAWHYVREGWVAVVVDNAGAGEQGDAERAAGRASHDYDNLARLLLEMDWSWLGYTSYTDQCILNWVKKLPFIQKNHIILSGFSLGTEPMMVLGVLNPDIYAFVYNDFLCRTLERAQTMTKPSANGSRPAPNSIRHLIPGFWQQFDFPDIVASLAPRPVICTEGGLDRDFGLIAQAYRMAGREDAFRFLHQPRFADPAKRWQGERLPSGLDRTEFFRLANVDPRNHFFKKDAVIPWIKSLLDAEQTAERPADSQQPAAAAESPATP; encoded by the coding sequence ATGCCCTTGCAAACACTCTTCCGCAGCACCCTTCTTCTTCTCGCCTGCTGCCTGCCGGCATGGACGGCCTCCCCTTCCCCGGCGGCCTTCCAGCCTTCCGAATGGGCTGCCCTCCAATCGTCGCGCGCGGACCGTCGCCACACCTCCTCCCGCGGCATTGTCCAAACCATGCTGGAACAAGTGCGTCCGGCATGCGCCTTTCAGCCCGGCATGCCCCCTGAAAACTTCCCTTCATGGCGGGAACAGGTGCGCCAGGCCATGAAAAAGCTGATGAAATTCCCGGCCCTGCAGGAAATACATCCCCCCAGGCTCGTCAAAACCGTTCCACGGCAGGGATACAGGGTGGAAAAATGGGAAAGCTATCCTTTCCCGAACGCCGCCGTACCGTTTCTGGTACTCGTACCGGACTCCGCCACACCGCAGCGCCCCGCCCCCGTCCTCTTCTGCATTCCCGGGTCGGACCAGACCAAGGAGGAACTGGCGGCGGAGACATCCGCGGAACTGGAAAACGCCTCCCTTCCCCGGCCGGGTCCCAACGCCATGGCCTGGCACTATGTCCGGGAAGGCTGGGTGGCCGTCGTGGTGGACAACGCGGGCGCCGGAGAACAGGGGGACGCGGAACGTGCGGCCGGACGCGCCTCCCACGACTACGACAACCTGGCGCGCCTCCTGCTGGAAATGGACTGGAGCTGGCTGGGCTACACATCCTACACGGACCAATGCATTCTGAACTGGGTGAAAAAACTCCCCTTCATACAAAAAAACCATATCATCCTCAGCGGCTTCTCCCTGGGCACGGAACCCATGATGGTTCTGGGAGTCCTCAACCCGGACATCTACGCCTTCGTGTACAACGACTTTCTGTGCCGTACGCTGGAACGGGCGCAAACCATGACCAAACCGTCCGCCAACGGCTCCCGCCCTGCGCCCAACTCCATCCGCCACCTGATACCCGGCTTCTGGCAGCAATTCGACTTCCCGGACATCGTCGCCTCCCTGGCTCCGCGCCCCGTCATCTGTACGGAAGGGGGGCTGGACCGGGACTTCGGCCTCATCGCGCAGGCCTACCGCATGGCGGGCAGGGAAGACGCCTTCCGCTTCCTGCACCAGCCGCGCTTTGCGGACCCCGCCAAACGCTGGCAGGGGGAACGCCTCCCCTCCGGACTGGACAGGACCGAATTCTTCCGCCTGGCCAACGTCGATCCGCGCAACCACTTCTTCAAAAAAGACGCCGTCATCCCGTGGATCAAAAGCCTCCTGGACGCTGAACAAACCGCTGAACGCCCCGCAGATTCACAACAACCGGCGGCAGCCGCGGAATCCCCGGCCACCCCCTAA
- a CDS encoding SufE family protein has translation MTADFKGSFEQRGRVLLQELENLPGEGALYGFLIRQGNVLVPLAEEWKTDVQLLQGCQYRVWLHLELKDGVVQIHADSDSLISRGLMALWIRLFSGLTPGEVMAADESLLHRSVLSAWLVPSRSNALENMASRIKLGVLKLRKGAWGGKGGEVFPERKGSLVFGKEEARPGERGGLFPADRT, from the coding sequence ATGACCGCGGATTTTAAAGGTTCTTTTGAGCAAAGAGGGCGTGTTCTGCTTCAGGAACTGGAGAACCTGCCGGGGGAGGGAGCCTTGTATGGTTTTCTAATCCGGCAGGGGAATGTTCTGGTTCCGTTGGCTGAGGAATGGAAGACTGATGTCCAGTTGCTGCAGGGATGTCAGTACCGGGTCTGGCTTCATCTGGAGTTGAAGGACGGCGTCGTCCAGATTCATGCCGATAGTGATTCTCTCATCAGCCGCGGGTTGATGGCCTTGTGGATCCGGTTGTTTTCCGGGTTGACTCCAGGGGAGGTGATGGCAGCAGATGAGAGTTTGCTTCATCGAAGCGTTTTAAGTGCCTGGCTGGTTCCATCCCGTTCAAATGCCTTGGAGAATATGGCGTCCAGAATCAAGCTGGGGGTATTGAAGTTGAGGAAAGGGGCATGGGGAGGGAAGGGAGGTGAGGTATTTCCTGAGAGGAAGGGGTCATTGGTTTTCGGCAAGGAGGAGGCAAGGCCCGGGGAAAGGGGTGGCCTTTTTCCGGCGGACCGCACATGA
- a CDS encoding SDR family NAD(P)-dependent oxidoreductase, which yields MGRVFISGGKGGLARAVAARFSAAGWAVDAPSRAELDVGDCSAVEEWFAGRPAYDLAVCAAGVTKDRPFLKQTEDEWDAVMGVNARGAAWCARCAAAGMLREGREGQVVMIGSYAAYRPAPSQAAYAASKSALEGLVKSLAREWGKKGIRVNLVLPGFLLTDMTEGLRESVKEAALSRHVLGRFNTPEQTAAFLLFLQEVLTAASGQVFDLDSRIL from the coding sequence ATGGGAAGGGTGTTTATCAGCGGCGGAAAAGGGGGACTGGCCCGCGCCGTGGCGGCGCGTTTTTCCGCCGCCGGATGGGCAGTGGACGCCCCTTCCCGTGCGGAGCTGGACGTGGGGGACTGTTCCGCCGTGGAAGAGTGGTTTGCGGGGCGGCCTGCGTATGATCTGGCGGTGTGCGCCGCCGGAGTGACGAAGGACCGCCCTTTTTTGAAACAGACGGAGGATGAATGGGACGCCGTGATGGGCGTGAATGCCAGGGGGGCCGCCTGGTGCGCCCGCTGCGCTGCGGCCGGCATGCTGCGGGAGGGCAGAGAGGGGCAGGTCGTGATGATCGGTTCCTATGCCGCGTACAGGCCCGCGCCGTCCCAGGCGGCGTATGCCGCTTCCAAGTCAGCTCTGGAAGGCCTTGTCAAGAGTCTGGCCCGGGAGTGGGGGAAGAAGGGAATCCGTGTGAATCTGGTTTTGCCGGGGTTCCTGCTTACGGATATGACGGAGGGATTGCGCGAGAGCGTGAAGGAGGCGGCTTTGTCCCGGCACGTTTTGGGCAGGTTCAATACGCCGGAGCAGACGGCGGCGTTTCTCCTGTTTCTGCAGGAGGTGCTGACGGCCGCCTCCGGGCAGGTTTTTGATCTGGACAGCCGGATTCTTTAG
- a CDS encoding DUF4190 domain-containing protein encodes MDKSNDSDGIRPVREPVSPIAALVLGIIGLVLALLAFLPCLGWVAVIPGLLCAILSVVLGVVAVRRNDNRTYCMAKGALTCGCIALVVIIGAVIYQGMILAPVMKQADVHTHEFQRTALRAVNEAKKEMCPDSCEAVDRVVSVVIKPDDSSETVTETFLEVAPPPERGATAELEGPGPEHSNEQDK; translated from the coding sequence ATGGACAAGTCAAATGATTCGGACGGAATTCGTCCTGTTCGCGAGCCTGTTTCGCCGATTGCGGCGCTGGTGTTAGGTATTATCGGATTGGTACTCGCCCTTCTCGCCTTTCTTCCGTGTCTGGGTTGGGTGGCAGTTATTCCCGGGCTGCTTTGTGCCATTTTGTCCGTGGTTCTGGGAGTCGTCGCGGTGAGGCGGAATGACAATAGAACCTACTGCATGGCCAAAGGGGCGTTGACTTGCGGATGTATTGCCCTGGTAGTCATCATCGGTGCGGTTATTTACCAGGGAATGATTCTGGCCCCGGTCATGAAGCAGGCGGATGTGCATACGCACGAATTCCAGCGTACTGCCCTTCGTGCCGTGAATGAGGCCAAAAAGGAGATGTGCCCGGATTCTTGTGAAGCGGTGGATCGTGTCGTCTCCGTCGTGATCAAACCGGACGATTCGTCGGAAACCGTGACTGAAACATTTCTGGAGGTGGCTCCGCCTCCGGAACGGGGAGCTACCGCCGAGCTGGAAGGCCCCGGTCCGGAACATTCCAACGAGCAGGATAAGTGA
- a CDS encoding RHS repeat-associated core domain-containing protein: MRTSYSYADELFSDRRLTFKTVSLVNGTKVEKIHDISYTYTNSTGIYSKIAVQTCAGPFADPNPTKTEWYVDHPSCIYAKGRLKRQVNMDGSERRYEYALCSEYGSSWKCTETLGAEHVIVSGNSTRTVHYYAENGDEIATDHLIHVSSDFVSVDFQQMTYDHSHRVIRTDYANGLHSSAEWSCTGPRWETDVRGLQTRYIYDGAKRLVCIERDSAVPVENWNGMEMTSTCPDSITEMTYDGAGNTLSVKNSTGDKATAVFTTYDLLGRIVSRTDELGRITLYSYSPDGLTTTETLPTGATLVTRLLPSGLVAEESGTGREARYYEYEGSLTSAIRKYIYLDSSHRRQIGSIIYDGMGRLIMDEKTVSSTDPYTSTRLLLVRNARGLIESGTMQDGIEFRCQYDQLGNLRGRKKGFFVDDPSLYVGRYFSTCFRKLPMVPSGIPQETAQLVFKEHCEILERPGMVDWTECTYELVSRKEAVLSSLDSLTLYRDKYGRWSWEKVYNENGNIRVLRGKDGCESEEEEVILNNDLIRSTDMNGAVTKYSRIYSTVGDTLTVRDARGKDAVIASDIGGREIHRKDEDGKITTTVYDFATGLPECVTAPDGKQTWSSYDLRGRLTCRYGTAVYPMKWEYDDRDHIIALHTYRSPSATLDTIPSSTADVTRWNYDSISDILLNKTYADGSFTSYTYDEWGRVVTRRQSRGVVSTYEYDNITGKLSSVTHSDGTPSVFITYDRRERISTIQDASGSRSVEYAGFEEVASEVTSGLTESVLAYQRDSLGRLSGYTLSLHGTMVQQVLMGYDSADRLSAVSFNGSSFTYEYDEVTGWLNSLTYPNGLVRNTAYHANLPLPISMAYVKGAPATPALKHAYTWNNMRRPSVREDYVGSTVIARRHSYAYNGRGELIGDTMNAGGSFSYAYDNIGNRRTAAEQGISSSYQSNNLNQYTSMTRSGTPFTPEYDADGNQTGVNTSTGTWSVQYNADNRPVVFTQGSKRVECVYDYLGRRVEKVEYNGNTLTKRTRFAYMGYLMIASMDCTQNTTNPPLLGTWFWDPSEPVATRVLAMCTHNADKSVAGTRYAAHDLLKSVSALYDASGTRQARFEYTPYGETLTEEGAWASSMPFRYSSEYRDDDLGLIYYNYRHYNPQDGRWISRDLIGEEGGEFLYGFVNNKINSCIDVLGLASQLYDDLEDAILAGMEVVQQASDSFYNQQLKEYQDYKNRNNTGEPRMSAPTTREFGLRVCCDSKSGKFYLAKVSSPGNHDNMAMQTAPPCKKEDKMVAGVHCHVNGNPRVSDADKQVAILGFPPPHLKIKMHPDYKIPPGIDYAVISRNSKGIITRSVFDHKTRKTREIFVNGEKRKSE; encoded by the coding sequence ATGAGAACTTCCTATTCATATGCAGATGAATTATTCAGTGATAGAAGGCTGACGTTCAAAACCGTGAGTTTGGTAAACGGAACGAAGGTAGAGAAAATACATGATATCTCGTATACTTATACAAATTCCACGGGTATTTATTCTAAGATAGCCGTGCAAACTTGTGCAGGGCCATTTGCTGATCCTAATCCAACCAAAACAGAATGGTATGTAGATCATCCATCCTGCATTTATGCAAAAGGAAGACTTAAAAGGCAAGTAAACATGGATGGTTCTGAGCGGCGTTATGAATATGCCCTGTGTTCTGAATATGGCTCATCATGGAAATGTACGGAAACATTGGGCGCCGAACATGTAATAGTGTCCGGCAACTCCACAAGAACTGTTCATTACTATGCGGAAAACGGGGATGAAATTGCTACGGATCATCTGATCCACGTATCTTCCGATTTCGTGTCTGTTGATTTTCAACAGATGACTTATGATCATTCCCACCGGGTAATTCGGACGGATTACGCCAATGGTCTGCATTCCTCGGCGGAATGGAGTTGTACCGGTCCTCGGTGGGAAACGGATGTACGAGGCTTGCAGACTCGTTATATTTATGACGGAGCCAAACGTTTGGTATGTATAGAACGGGATTCCGCTGTCCCGGTGGAAAATTGGAACGGGATGGAAATGACATCCACCTGTCCGGACTCCATTACGGAAATGACCTATGATGGGGCAGGCAATACTCTGTCCGTAAAAAATTCTACGGGAGATAAAGCAACCGCTGTCTTTACGACTTATGATCTATTAGGACGTATTGTATCACGTACGGATGAATTGGGAAGGATAACCTTGTATTCTTATTCTCCGGATGGCTTGACGACAACGGAAACCTTGCCTACGGGGGCTACGCTGGTTACCAGGCTTTTACCGTCAGGCCTGGTAGCTGAAGAATCCGGTACGGGACGTGAGGCGCGTTATTATGAGTATGAAGGAAGCCTTACCTCAGCAATTAGAAAGTATATTTATTTGGATTCTTCCCATCGGAGGCAAATAGGAAGTATTATATATGATGGAATGGGGCGTCTTATTATGGATGAAAAAACAGTTTCCTCAACCGACCCTTACACCAGTACAAGGCTTCTTCTTGTTCGCAATGCAAGGGGATTGATAGAAAGCGGGACTATGCAGGATGGGATCGAGTTCAGGTGTCAATATGATCAATTGGGAAATCTGAGAGGCAGAAAAAAAGGTTTTTTTGTGGATGACCCTTCTCTGTATGTGGGTCGCTATTTTAGTACGTGCTTCAGGAAGTTGCCTATGGTTCCTTCCGGAATTCCTCAGGAAACTGCGCAATTGGTTTTTAAGGAACACTGTGAGATACTTGAAAGACCGGGGATGGTAGATTGGACGGAGTGTACCTACGAACTCGTTTCTCGGAAGGAGGCTGTTTTGTCTTCCCTTGATTCACTGACACTTTATAGGGATAAATATGGTCGCTGGTCTTGGGAAAAAGTTTATAACGAAAACGGCAACATCCGTGTTTTACGCGGAAAAGATGGTTGTGAGAGTGAGGAAGAAGAGGTGATTTTAAACAACGATCTTATACGTTCAACGGATATGAATGGAGCCGTGACCAAATACAGCCGTATTTACAGTACTGTGGGAGATACGCTAACGGTTCGGGATGCGCGCGGAAAAGATGCAGTCATTGCCAGTGATATTGGAGGGAGGGAAATACATAGGAAGGACGAAGATGGGAAAATAACCACGACTGTGTATGATTTCGCAACGGGATTGCCGGAGTGTGTTACAGCGCCGGATGGAAAACAAACATGGTCCTCTTATGATCTGCGGGGCCGGTTGACTTGCCGGTACGGTACGGCTGTTTATCCCATGAAATGGGAATATGATGACAGAGACCATATTATAGCCTTGCATACATACCGTTCCCCCAGTGCCACACTTGATACGATTCCTTCTTCCACTGCGGATGTAACGCGTTGGAATTATGATTCAATCTCGGACATATTGTTGAATAAAACGTATGCCGATGGATCCTTTACTTCCTATACTTATGATGAGTGGGGACGAGTGGTGACCCGGAGGCAGTCCCGAGGGGTAGTGTCTACATATGAGTACGATAACATAACAGGAAAGTTGAGTTCCGTTACGCATAGCGATGGAACGCCTTCCGTATTTATCACCTATGATAGAAGGGAGCGTATTTCTACTATTCAGGATGCTTCCGGTTCCCGGAGTGTGGAATATGCCGGATTTGAAGAAGTGGCGTCGGAGGTAACTTCCGGTTTAACGGAAAGCGTGCTTGCCTATCAGCGTGATTCCTTGGGGCGTTTATCCGGGTATACACTTTCTCTCCATGGTACAATGGTGCAACAGGTCCTAATGGGGTACGATTCTGCAGACCGTCTTTCTGCCGTGTCGTTCAATGGTTCATCCTTTACTTATGAGTATGATGAGGTCACGGGCTGGCTCAATAGTTTGACCTATCCGAACGGCTTGGTCAGGAACACGGCGTATCATGCCAATCTTCCACTACCGATCTCCATGGCCTATGTGAAAGGTGCCCCTGCCACACCTGCACTCAAGCATGCCTATACCTGGAACAATATGAGGCGTCCCTCTGTACGGGAGGATTATGTGGGTTCCACGGTCATTGCACGCCGTCATTCGTACGCCTATAACGGTCGTGGCGAATTAATAGGAGACACGATGAATGCGGGCGGCTCCTTCAGTTATGCCTATGACAACATCGGCAATCGTCGGACTGCGGCGGAACAGGGGATTTCCAGCTCCTACCAGAGCAATAACCTGAACCAATATACTTCCATGACACGTTCCGGAACGCCCTTCACGCCTGAGTATGACGCCGATGGCAACCAGACCGGCGTGAACACTTCCACGGGAACCTGGTCTGTCCAGTATAACGCGGATAATCGGCCGGTTGTCTTTACGCAGGGAAGCAAAAGAGTGGAATGCGTGTACGACTACCTTGGGCGCCGTGTGGAAAAAGTGGAATACAATGGAAATACCTTGACCAAGCGCACAAGGTTTGCCTATATGGGATATCTGATGATAGCGAGCATGGACTGTACGCAAAACACGACTAATCCGCCCTTGCTGGGCACGTGGTTCTGGGATCCGTCAGAACCGGTGGCGACGCGCGTGCTGGCCATGTGTACGCACAACGCGGACAAGAGTGTAGCGGGGACGCGCTATGCGGCGCACGACCTGCTCAAGAGTGTGAGCGCCCTGTACGACGCGTCGGGAACCCGGCAGGCGAGGTTTGAGTACACGCCCTACGGAGAAACCTTGACAGAGGAAGGTGCCTGGGCCTCATCAATGCCGTTCCGTTATTCCAGCGAATACCGAGATGATGACCTGGGGCTGATCTACTACAATTACCGCCATTACAATCCGCAGGATGGAAGATGGATTTCCAGGGACCTGATTGGTGAAGAAGGTGGTGAATTTCTATATGGATTTGTTAACAATAAAATTAATTCATGTATAGATGTTCTTGGACTTGCTTCGCAATTGTATGATGATCTTGAAGATGCCATTCTTGCTGGAATGGAAGTTGTGCAGCAGGCTTCTGATTCATTTTATAATCAGCAATTAAAGGAATACCAGGATTATAAAAATAGAAATAATACTGGTGAGCCGCGCATGTCTGCTCCCACTACGCGTGAGTTTGGATTAAGAGTTTGTTGTGATTCCAAATCAGGAAAATTTTATCTAGCCAAAGTATCCTCACCAGGAAACCATGACAATATGGCAATGCAGACAGCACCACCTTGTAAGAAAGAAGATAAAATGGTAGCGGGAGTTCATTGCCATGTGAATGGTAATCCTAGAGTAAGTGATGCAGACAAGCAGGTGGCTATATTAGGGTTTCCTCCTCCACATCTTAAAATAAAAATGCATCCAGATTATAAAATTCCTCCTGGTATTGACTATGCTGTTATTTCAAGAAATAGTAAGGGGATAATAACAAGAAGTGTTTTTGATCATAAAACAAGGAAGACAAGAGAAATATTTGTAAACGGAGAAAAAAGAAAAAGCGAATGA